The following proteins are co-located in the Microbulbifer sp. VAAF005 genome:
- a CDS encoding GNAT family N-acetyltransferase gives MYISVQLDDLSDGSINNLLEAHLREMYRHSPPGSVHALNPDELNDPMITFWGARIDGVLAGCAALKEIDPNLGEIKSMKTHPLFLRKGVARALIERILEEAKQRKYKEIKLETGRTEAFAPAIALYRRYGFDDCDPFSHYKNDPFSLFLGKKL, from the coding sequence ATGTATATATCAGTACAATTAGACGATCTGTCCGACGGTTCCATTAACAATCTTCTCGAAGCTCATCTACGGGAAATGTACCGACATTCCCCACCTGGAAGCGTTCACGCACTAAATCCTGATGAGTTAAATGACCCCATGATTACCTTTTGGGGGGCAAGAATTGATGGAGTTTTGGCCGGATGTGCTGCTCTAAAAGAGATCGACCCTAATTTGGGTGAAATAAAATCCATGAAAACTCATCCTCTGTTTCTGCGCAAAGGCGTTGCCCGCGCCTTGATAGAAAGAATATTGGAGGAGGCAAAGCAGCGTAAATATAAAGAGATAAAGCTGGAGACAGGCCGCACTGAAGCTTTTGCTCCCGCAATCGCTCTCTATCGCCGTTATGGATTTGACGATTGCGACCCTTTCAGTCACTATAAAAATGACCCTTTTAGCCTATTTTTAGGTAAAAAATTATAA
- a CDS encoding aspartate aminotransferase family protein — MNDKSAGLSKSQLDAYWMPFTGNRQFKRDPRIITSASGCYFRSADGRPIFDGLSGLWTCGAGHNRREIIDSITQQAELLDYAPAFQYGHPGAFQLAERISQMMPAGLNRIFFTNSGSESAETSLKIARAYWQKMGAPGKTKFIGRVKGYHGVNFGGLSVGGISANRAIFGSSLDSDHLRHTLLPQNRFAKGQPEQGSYLADELLELIKLHGSENIAAVIVEPVAGSAGVLPPPKGYLHSLREICAQNDILLIFDEVITAFGRMGKATGAEFFGVTPDIINTAKQLTNGIIPMGAVVVRQDIYDTFMETGGPDYQLELPHGYTYSGHPLACAAALATLDILQKEKLFDRSAELAHILEDHIHQLNGLPLVEDIRNCGLAAGLTIEAAPDEPLLRPYLIAMKMWEKGFYIRYGGDTLQLGVPFIAQVEEIDGIINALAESILETANGQ; from the coding sequence ATGAACGACAAATCAGCGGGACTTAGTAAATCACAGTTAGATGCTTACTGGATGCCTTTTACCGGGAATCGCCAATTCAAAAGAGATCCCCGTATTATTACCTCAGCCAGCGGCTGCTATTTCCGTAGTGCTGACGGCCGCCCCATATTCGATGGTCTATCCGGCTTGTGGACCTGTGGTGCCGGACACAACCGCCGGGAGATAATTGATTCCATTACACAGCAGGCTGAACTTTTGGATTATGCCCCAGCTTTCCAATATGGCCATCCTGGAGCATTCCAACTAGCTGAACGTATCAGCCAAATGATGCCCGCTGGTCTCAATCGAATTTTCTTCACAAATTCCGGCTCCGAATCCGCAGAGACCTCTCTAAAAATAGCTCGAGCCTACTGGCAGAAAATGGGCGCTCCGGGAAAGACAAAATTTATTGGACGTGTGAAAGGCTATCACGGAGTTAATTTTGGCGGCCTCAGTGTGGGCGGCATTAGTGCTAATCGAGCAATCTTTGGTTCATCTTTAGATTCCGATCACCTTCGCCATACCCTTTTACCCCAGAACCGTTTTGCTAAAGGACAACCTGAACAGGGAAGTTACTTGGCAGACGAACTGCTGGAACTTATCAAACTGCACGGTTCTGAAAACATTGCAGCTGTTATTGTCGAGCCCGTAGCCGGGTCAGCAGGAGTATTGCCCCCACCAAAAGGGTATCTTCATAGCCTAAGGGAGATTTGTGCTCAAAACGATATATTATTGATATTCGATGAAGTCATTACTGCTTTTGGCCGCATGGGGAAAGCTACCGGAGCAGAGTTTTTTGGAGTAACCCCGGATATTATCAACACCGCCAAACAGCTCACCAATGGCATCATTCCCATGGGTGCTGTGGTAGTGCGCCAGGATATCTACGATACCTTCATGGAAACCGGAGGACCTGACTACCAGCTGGAACTTCCTCACGGCTATACCTATTCTGGGCACCCACTGGCCTGCGCAGCAGCATTGGCGACACTGGATATTTTGCAGAAGGAAAAATTGTTTGATCGATCTGCAGAGCTTGCCCATATCCTGGAAGACCATATTCACCAACTAAACGGATTGCCGTTAGTTGAAGATATTCGCAATTGCGGGCTCGCCGCTGGCCTGACTATCGAAGCGGCTCCAGATGAGCCGCTACTCAGACCCTACTTAATAGCTATGAAGATGTGGGAAAAGGGCTTTTATATTCGTTACGGGGGCGACACACTACAACTCGGCGTACCGTTTATAGCTCAAGTAGAGGAAATTGACGGTATTATCAACGCATTAGCCGAATCAATTTTAGAAACTGCAAACGGCCAATAA
- a CDS encoding kelch repeat-containing protein yields MTLSRRSFIKYSSLASLTFGGVNLTAKEAITSLSISSLPSLEMPLQEIYPAVFSGEIYVAGGFIPSDTAVFFGLSPTKQTHIFSPREQNWRPGPNLPESRHHLGMASNSNSLYGIGGFFGDSDSAWQARNTVYKLSSEYKHWIETSPLPRPLAESIYTNIGENIHVIGGRAPDEQSKNRDTNSHYVLTRGDHWEQAAPASIKRTSAGGANLNNRIYVVGGRQVSDNSSKARNLTYAEVYDPSLDKWEKIRPLPQAAAGLTVTPLNNKLIVTGGEAFGPNGKWKTGTAFNNIWIYDPVTDDWNNQGHLPQARHGHGAVALGENLYLIGGASKVGPQETLASAIQLHWS; encoded by the coding sequence ATGACGCTATCCAGAAGATCCTTTATTAAATATTCCAGCTTAGCTTCCCTTACTTTTGGTGGAGTCAATCTAACCGCTAAAGAGGCTATTACCAGTCTATCTATATCAAGTCTTCCCAGCCTGGAAATGCCTTTACAGGAGATTTACCCCGCAGTCTTTTCTGGCGAGATCTATGTAGCAGGGGGATTTATCCCATCGGATACAGCAGTTTTCTTCGGTCTCTCTCCAACTAAACAAACACATATCTTTTCTCCGCGGGAACAAAACTGGAGGCCAGGGCCCAATTTACCTGAGTCAAGACATCACCTTGGCATGGCCAGTAATTCCAACAGCCTATATGGCATCGGTGGATTTTTTGGCGATTCTGATAGCGCTTGGCAAGCCCGAAATACCGTTTATAAACTTTCCAGCGAATATAAGCATTGGATAGAAACCAGCCCTCTCCCCCGGCCACTGGCTGAATCTATTTACACCAACATTGGGGAGAACATCCATGTCATTGGCGGTAGGGCCCCCGACGAACAGTCTAAAAATAGAGATACCAATTCTCATTATGTGCTTACAAGAGGGGATCATTGGGAGCAAGCAGCGCCAGCCAGTATCAAGCGAACCTCCGCAGGTGGGGCAAACTTAAATAACAGAATTTATGTTGTTGGTGGCCGCCAGGTTAGCGACAATAGTAGCAAGGCTAGGAATCTAACTTATGCCGAAGTTTATGACCCCAGCCTGGATAAATGGGAAAAGATCCGCCCCCTACCCCAGGCTGCTGCCGGACTCACAGTAACCCCATTAAATAATAAATTAATAGTTACCGGCGGTGAGGCATTTGGCCCCAATGGCAAATGGAAGACTGGTACAGCATTTAACAATATTTGGATTTACGATCCAGTCACAGATGATTGGAACAATCAGGGTCATTTGCCCCAGGCACGACACGGTCACGGAGCAGTAGCCCTAGGAGAAAACCTCTACTTGATTGGTGGAGCCTCTAAAGTTGGACCGCAAGAAACTCTCGCTTCCGCAATACAGCTGCACTGGAGCTAA
- a CDS encoding outer membrane protein OmpK, whose amino-acid sequence MKPTKPLLLLASSLLSAAAQAEMTWSDNSLSLLYGRDYKVNYSRTTDDSERSVVTFEHASGHSWGDLFIFADYLDSEDGSDELYSEISPRLSLGKLSGSELAFGPVTDVLIATAVELGNMDDPDHLATTGPHFTNYLAGVGFDLAVPGFSFVQANVYRRDNDDKASNEQLTLVWAMPFTLGDASFVYDGFIDWTSASEDAHPSTNFTSQLKWDAGASWGSPSPYTRVLSTYTGTTSSESKMAPMVWIPTSATLTC is encoded by the coding sequence ATGAAACCAACCAAGCCCCTGCTACTGCTGGCCTCTAGCCTGTTGTCCGCAGCTGCCCAAGCTGAGATGACCTGGAGTGACAACAGCCTGAGCCTTCTTTACGGCCGTGATTACAAAGTCAACTACAGCAGGACCACGGATGACTCTGAGAGATCCGTAGTAACTTTTGAACACGCCAGTGGCCACAGCTGGGGTGACCTCTTTATTTTTGCCGACTACCTGGACTCGGAAGATGGCTCCGATGAGCTGTATAGTGAGATTTCTCCCCGCCTGAGCTTGGGTAAGCTCAGCGGAAGTGAACTGGCTTTCGGGCCGGTTACCGATGTACTGATTGCCACAGCAGTTGAGCTGGGCAACATGGATGACCCGGACCACTTGGCAACAACTGGCCCCCACTTTACCAATTATCTGGCGGGAGTGGGCTTCGATCTCGCGGTACCCGGTTTTTCTTTTGTACAAGCAAATGTTTACCGCCGCGATAACGATGACAAAGCCAGCAATGAGCAATTGACCCTGGTTTGGGCGATGCCCTTTACCCTGGGTGATGCCAGTTTTGTCTACGACGGTTTTATCGATTGGACCAGCGCTTCTGAAGATGCGCATCCGAGCACCAACTTTACCTCCCAGCTGAAATGGGATGCCGGCGCCTCTTGGGGGAGCCCAAGTCCCTATACGCGGGTATTGAGTACGTACACTGGAACGACAAGTTCGGAATCAAAGATGGCACCCATGGTGTGGATTCCAACGAGCGCAACGTTAACCTGTTAG
- a CDS encoding ABC-F family ATPase translates to MISTANITMQFGAQPLFENISVKFGNGNRYGLIGANGCGKSTFMKILSGALAPSAGNVSIEPGCTLGTLSQDQFAFEEYTVVDAVIMGDVRLWEIKQERDRIYSLPEMSEEDGMRVAELEVQFAELDGYSAESRAGEILLEAGIDESLHFGLMKQVAPGWKLRVLLAQALFADPDILLLDEPTNNLDIHTIKWLADVLNQRKSTMVIISHDRHFLNSVCTHMADIDYGELRVFPGNYEDFVAASTLIQEQLHAENAKKSAELDELQSFVNRFSANASKAKQASSRAKKMEKIKLDEIKPSSRVSPYITFNQCKKLHRQALTLEGLTHGFDSETLFQGGEMLLEAGARLAIIGENGVGKTTFLRCLVNEIQANSGVVKWSENAAIGYCPQDSSADFDGDLTIFEWMSQWRTPKHDDLAVRGILGRLLFTADDANKKAKVCSGGEKNRLLFGKLMMMDTNVLIMDEPTNHLDMEAIEALNKALEKYEGTLIFVSHDRQFVSSLATRVIEIKDQALIDFQGTYEEYLAHQSGTEQQVA, encoded by the coding sequence TTGATCTCCACCGCGAATATCACCATGCAGTTTGGTGCCCAACCACTGTTTGAAAACATTTCTGTAAAGTTCGGCAATGGCAACCGATATGGCCTTATCGGGGCCAATGGATGTGGAAAGTCAACCTTTATGAAGATCCTGAGTGGTGCCTTGGCGCCCTCGGCCGGCAACGTATCCATTGAGCCTGGATGCACCTTGGGTACTTTGAGCCAAGACCAGTTTGCATTTGAAGAGTACACCGTCGTCGATGCGGTCATCATGGGAGATGTCCGCCTGTGGGAAATTAAACAGGAACGTGACCGTATATACTCGCTACCGGAAATGAGCGAAGAAGACGGCATGCGCGTAGCCGAGCTTGAAGTCCAATTTGCTGAGCTGGATGGCTATAGTGCAGAGAGCCGTGCGGGAGAAATCCTGCTTGAAGCTGGCATCGACGAATCCCTGCATTTTGGCCTGATGAAACAGGTAGCTCCCGGCTGGAAATTGCGTGTATTACTCGCCCAAGCGCTATTTGCCGACCCGGATATTTTATTGTTGGATGAGCCGACCAATAACCTGGACATCCACACCATCAAGTGGTTGGCAGATGTACTGAATCAACGCAAAAGCACCATGGTCATCATTTCCCACGATCGCCACTTCCTGAACTCTGTCTGCACCCATATGGCCGACATAGATTATGGTGAACTGCGGGTTTTCCCCGGCAATTATGAGGACTTTGTTGCGGCCTCCACGCTAATACAAGAACAACTTCACGCAGAGAATGCCAAGAAAAGTGCCGAACTGGACGAGCTACAGAGCTTTGTGAACCGCTTTTCTGCCAATGCATCCAAAGCCAAGCAGGCCAGCTCCCGCGCAAAGAAGATGGAAAAAATCAAGCTGGACGAAATCAAACCCTCCAGTCGGGTCAGCCCTTATATTACCTTTAACCAGTGTAAAAAATTGCACCGTCAGGCGCTGACTCTTGAGGGGCTTACCCATGGTTTTGACAGTGAAACGCTATTTCAAGGTGGCGAAATGCTGCTGGAAGCCGGTGCGCGCCTGGCAATTATCGGTGAAAACGGCGTTGGTAAAACAACCTTCCTGCGCTGTCTTGTCAATGAGATCCAAGCAAACAGCGGAGTCGTCAAGTGGTCAGAAAATGCCGCTATCGGCTACTGTCCGCAAGACAGCAGTGCAGATTTTGATGGTGACCTGACGATATTTGAGTGGATGTCCCAATGGCGCACCCCCAAGCACGATGATCTGGCCGTGCGGGGTATTCTGGGCCGACTATTATTTACCGCAGATGATGCCAATAAAAAGGCAAAGGTCTGCTCTGGCGGCGAGAAAAATCGCCTGCTGTTTGGCAAGCTAATGATGATGGACACCAATGTGCTCATCATGGATGAGCCAACCAACCACTTGGACATGGAAGCCATCGAAGCCCTGAACAAGGCACTGGAGAAATATGAGGGCACACTTATTTTTGTGAGTCACGATCGTCAGTTTGTCTCATCCCTGGCAACCCGAGTTATTGAAATCAAAGATCAAGCACTGATCGATTTTCAAGGCACTTACGAGGAATACCTGGCGCACCAGTCAGGTACAGAACAGCAGGTAGCCTGA
- a CDS encoding VOC family protein: MKSNCLHLAIPAGDLETAKKFYCDVLGCKTGNSEEGRWVDIDFWGNELTLHQSEEKLPNVRHKVDMGEVAVPHFGIHLPEDEFQALKGRIEAAGLEYLDKPYRRFVGNEYEQETFFIEDPNGNVLEMKTMVNPELMFK, from the coding sequence ATGAAATCGAATTGTTTGCACCTTGCGATTCCGGCAGGGGACCTGGAAACCGCCAAGAAATTCTATTGCGATGTCTTAGGCTGCAAGACCGGCAACAGTGAAGAAGGTCGCTGGGTAGATATCGACTTTTGGGGTAACGAACTCACCCTGCACCAGAGTGAGGAGAAGCTCCCCAATGTTCGCCACAAGGTGGATATGGGAGAAGTGGCTGTTCCTCATTTTGGCATTCACCTGCCGGAAGATGAGTTTCAGGCATTGAAAGGCCGTATCGAAGCTGCCGGGCTGGAATACCTGGACAAGCCCTACCGTCGCTTTGTCGGCAATGAATATGAACAGGAAACTTTCTTTATCGAAGATCCAAATGGCAATGTCCTGGAAATGAAAACGATGGTTAATCCTGAACTGATGTTCAAGTAA
- a CDS encoding NCS2 family permease produces MKPTDIQTSATAGSDIPQVGGNASFLEKLFKLSERRTNVRREVIAGVTTFLTMAYIIFVNPNILAAAGMDKGAVFMATCLAAAIGCLIMGLYANYPIALAPGMGLNAFFAYVVVGEMGYSWQVALGAVFISGIIFLLLSIFKLREWIIDSIPLSLRQSLAAGIGLFLAIIALKSAGIVVDSPATLVTLGDLKSVEAILAALGFFIIVALSYRRMLGSVMIGILAVTVIALAIGKVEFTGLVSAPPSLAPTYLELDIAGAFEVGMISVIFAFLFVDLFDTAGTLLSVSDRAKLLDKDGKLPGMGKALMADSSASVVGSVLGSSTTTCYVESTAGITAGGRTGLTAVVCAGLFLLATFFSPLIGMIPAYATAGALLYVGVLMTSGMSSIDWDDITEAAPAVIAAVMMPLSFSIAHGIALGFISYAVIKTLSGRSKDVSISVYVLAALFVAKFAFF; encoded by the coding sequence ATGAAACCCACTGATATCCAAACATCGGCGACCGCAGGGTCCGACATTCCCCAGGTGGGAGGCAATGCCTCTTTCCTCGAGAAGTTGTTCAAGCTCTCAGAACGCCGGACGAATGTACGCCGCGAAGTGATCGCCGGCGTTACCACATTCCTGACGATGGCCTACATCATCTTTGTGAACCCCAATATCCTGGCTGCAGCGGGTATGGATAAGGGCGCTGTATTTATGGCGACCTGTCTTGCAGCCGCTATTGGCTGCCTGATTATGGGACTCTACGCCAATTATCCCATTGCACTGGCGCCGGGCATGGGCCTCAATGCCTTCTTTGCCTACGTTGTCGTCGGTGAGATGGGCTACAGCTGGCAAGTGGCCCTGGGTGCGGTGTTTATATCGGGGATAATCTTCCTACTGCTCAGTATCTTCAAGCTACGGGAATGGATAATCGATAGTATTCCTCTCTCCCTGCGACAATCCCTGGCAGCGGGTATCGGCTTATTCCTGGCGATCATTGCTCTGAAGAGTGCCGGTATTGTAGTGGACAGCCCTGCGACTCTGGTAACCCTCGGCGACCTCAAGTCGGTTGAGGCGATTCTTGCAGCACTGGGCTTCTTTATTATTGTGGCCCTGTCCTACCGCCGCATGCTGGGTTCGGTGATGATCGGTATCCTTGCGGTAACCGTCATCGCCCTGGCAATCGGTAAAGTAGAGTTTACAGGTCTGGTTTCCGCACCTCCCAGTCTAGCGCCCACATACTTAGAGCTAGATATCGCTGGCGCCTTCGAAGTAGGTATGATCAGCGTGATCTTTGCCTTCCTGTTTGTCGACCTTTTCGATACCGCAGGTACCCTGTTGAGCGTTTCTGATCGCGCCAAACTACTAGATAAAGATGGCAAGTTGCCAGGTATGGGCAAGGCCCTGATGGCCGACAGCTCCGCATCTGTCGTCGGCTCTGTGCTGGGTTCCTCCACTACTACCTGTTATGTAGAGAGTACTGCGGGAATTACCGCAGGTGGTCGCACCGGTCTGACCGCTGTAGTTTGTGCCGGCCTCTTCCTGTTGGCGACCTTCTTCTCCCCCCTTATCGGTATGATTCCAGCCTATGCAACTGCAGGCGCTCTGCTGTATGTTGGCGTCCTGATGACTTCCGGCATGTCATCTATCGACTGGGATGATATTACCGAGGCCGCACCGGCAGTTATCGCCGCAGTGATGATGCCTCTGTCATTCTCTATCGCGCACGGAATTGCCTTGGGCTTTATTTCCTATGCGGTTATTAAAACGCTGAGCGGGCGCAGTAAAGACGTCAGTATCAGTGTGTACGTGTTAGCGGCACTCTTTGTTGCCAAGTTTGCCTTTTTCTGA
- the pepN gene encoding aminopeptidase N: MISSCGQKLPDQDTTSSEQPTLFSPRATESGLSEPYARFRRQQISEVDYRLSINLENPDKNFSGIVHADIKFNQKLEQPLTLDFSGGAVDSIQVDGRSVPFEYNNYFISIDYQNLPEKSHTITVNYQHPYSNNGSGLHRFKDPKDEKVYLYTDFEPYDANRLFPHFDQPNLKARYTLDVRAPKDWVVVSAEREERVEEKRKSNHWFFPQTKKFSSYIFSLHAGPYHIWEDKAGDIPLRLMARQSLANYVKTEDWFTFTKQSFEFFQPYFEIDYPFKKYDQILVPDFNAGAMENVGAVTFNDSYISRGKKTQAQRMRLANVIAHELAHQWFGNLVTMNWWDDLWLNESFATYMANLALAENSEFTTAWENYYLGAKQWAYHTDQRPTTHAIQLPVNNTDEAFASFDGITYGKGGSVLKQLPYYLGKEEFRKGVSNYLKALSYDNSTLNDFINHLGKAADKDLNSWQQQWLYQAGLNTIEASFQCDDDQINHLVIQQTAPEEYPILREQRTQLGFYQMKAGSMKRVATLPVLYSGARTEVKEAVGLPCPEGLYPNEEDWAYVKVNLDEVTIKNMAQHINDIEEPFARLMFWQSLFDSTYDAKLPLDEYISFIVNNGADEKDINIIRLNARYIEFTYDFLTQIPLSTKRRNELTQTVESFVWGQLLEAAEGSDQQKVWFGVFTNIAHSTPALSHARDLLKGEFAIKGLELDPDMRWKLIKLQNRYLFSDYEQAITRELAKDNSDRSKLNALSAEVIRPQPENKSKWVDNLISNRDKFKLSEIRKITESLFAPEQIELFNIHGQPIFDSLAQVNEDESQELLTAYAYALPLMCSRENVNEITKSLKEKPQLKPILVKALKNHRYSGERCINIGKRLL; encoded by the coding sequence TTGATAAGTTCCTGTGGACAAAAACTTCCTGATCAAGACACAACCTCATCAGAACAGCCAACCTTATTTTCCCCGCGAGCCACAGAATCAGGGCTCTCTGAGCCTTATGCCCGCTTCCGACGGCAACAAATTTCTGAAGTGGATTATCGTTTAAGCATCAACCTGGAAAATCCTGATAAGAATTTTTCCGGAATCGTTCATGCAGATATAAAGTTTAATCAAAAACTTGAACAACCACTGACTCTAGACTTTTCCGGTGGTGCTGTTGATTCAATTCAGGTCGATGGAAGATCTGTTCCATTTGAATACAACAACTACTTTATTTCTATTGATTATCAAAATCTACCGGAAAAATCCCACACGATTACGGTGAATTATCAACACCCGTACTCTAACAATGGCTCAGGATTACATCGCTTTAAAGACCCCAAAGACGAAAAGGTCTATTTATATACGGACTTTGAACCTTATGATGCCAATCGCCTATTCCCACATTTTGACCAACCCAATTTGAAAGCGCGTTACACCCTGGATGTAAGGGCTCCAAAAGACTGGGTAGTAGTTAGCGCGGAAAGAGAGGAGAGAGTAGAAGAGAAAAGAAAATCAAACCACTGGTTTTTCCCTCAAACCAAGAAATTCTCATCTTACATATTCTCTTTACATGCAGGTCCTTACCACATCTGGGAAGACAAGGCAGGAGATATTCCCCTTCGCTTAATGGCAAGACAGAGCCTGGCAAATTACGTAAAAACAGAAGACTGGTTTACCTTCACCAAACAATCCTTTGAGTTCTTTCAGCCCTACTTTGAAATTGATTATCCATTTAAAAAATATGATCAAATACTAGTACCTGATTTTAACGCCGGCGCTATGGAAAATGTTGGGGCTGTAACATTTAACGATTCTTACATATCCCGAGGAAAGAAGACCCAGGCCCAGCGGATGCGTCTCGCCAATGTTATTGCCCATGAGCTGGCCCATCAATGGTTTGGTAATTTGGTCACCATGAATTGGTGGGATGACCTTTGGCTCAATGAGAGCTTTGCCACTTACATGGCCAATCTGGCTCTAGCCGAAAATAGCGAATTCACTACCGCTTGGGAGAACTATTACTTAGGCGCCAAGCAATGGGCCTACCACACTGATCAACGCCCCACTACCCACGCTATTCAACTACCAGTCAACAATACTGACGAAGCCTTTGCCAGTTTTGATGGAATTACTTATGGCAAAGGCGGCTCAGTACTCAAGCAATTGCCCTACTATTTGGGCAAAGAAGAATTTCGCAAAGGCGTCAGTAATTACTTAAAGGCCTTATCTTATGACAATTCAACCCTCAATGACTTTATCAACCACCTGGGCAAAGCTGCGGATAAAGATCTTAATTCCTGGCAGCAACAGTGGCTTTACCAGGCCGGCCTCAACACAATTGAAGCCAGCTTCCAGTGCGATGATGACCAAATCAATCATCTGGTAATTCAGCAAACAGCACCAGAGGAATACCCGATATTAAGGGAACAGCGCACACAGCTGGGGTTTTACCAAATGAAAGCTGGAAGTATGAAACGGGTTGCAACCCTTCCAGTGCTTTATAGTGGTGCCAGAACCGAAGTAAAAGAAGCCGTGGGGCTACCCTGTCCAGAGGGGCTATATCCCAATGAAGAAGATTGGGCCTATGTGAAGGTAAATCTGGATGAAGTTACCATCAAAAACATGGCTCAGCATATCAATGACATTGAAGAGCCGTTTGCACGACTAATGTTCTGGCAAAGCCTATTTGATAGTACCTATGACGCAAAGCTCCCTCTGGATGAGTATATTAGTTTTATAGTGAATAATGGCGCCGACGAAAAGGACATCAACATTATTCGTTTGAATGCCAGATATATTGAGTTCACTTACGATTTCCTGACTCAAATCCCCCTAAGCACAAAGCGCCGTAACGAACTTACTCAGACTGTTGAGAGCTTTGTCTGGGGTCAACTACTAGAGGCGGCTGAAGGTAGTGATCAACAAAAAGTCTGGTTTGGTGTTTTTACCAATATCGCCCACTCCACTCCAGCATTAAGTCATGCTAGAGACCTATTAAAGGGAGAGTTTGCCATTAAAGGATTGGAACTCGATCCTGATATGCGCTGGAAACTTATCAAGTTACAGAATCGTTATCTGTTCTCAGATTATGAGCAGGCAATCACAAGAGAATTAGCAAAAGATAACTCCGACAGATCTAAACTCAACGCATTATCTGCTGAAGTTATTCGCCCCCAACCCGAAAACAAATCAAAGTGGGTAGATAACCTTATATCTAATCGAGACAAATTTAAGTTAAGCGAAATTCGAAAAATTACAGAGTCCCTTTTTGCACCAGAGCAAATAGAGCTATTTAACATCCACGGTCAACCAATTTTTGATTCACTGGCTCAGGTCAATGAAGATGAATCTCAGGAATTGCTTACTGCTTATGCTTACGCCCTACCGCTAATGTGCTCTAGAGAAAATGTAAATGAGATTACTAAGTCACTAAAAGAAAAACCACAACTTAAGCCCATATTGGTAAAAGCATTAAAAAATCATCGCTACTCCGGTGAACGCTGTATCAATATCGGGAAGCGATTACTCTAA
- a CDS encoding phosphoribosyltransferase family protein, with translation MKKHFISAQQLLIDSYALADQIYKDGFRPNYIVGVWRGGAPVGIAVQELLHVMGVDADHIAIRTSSYLGIGERDKKVRVHGLNYLIKRLESHDSLLIVDDVHDSGLSIEQTIEDLRAACKKNTPEIRIATPYYKPKNNKAKREPDYFIHKTEEWLVFPHEIDGLSRQEILENKPELAPYVDRIATAV, from the coding sequence ATGAAAAAGCACTTTATTAGCGCACAGCAGCTCCTGATTGACTCCTATGCTCTCGCTGATCAGATCTATAAGGACGGCTTCCGTCCCAATTATATTGTCGGCGTTTGGCGCGGTGGCGCACCTGTGGGCATCGCCGTACAAGAACTATTGCATGTGATGGGAGTGGATGCAGACCATATTGCTATCCGCACTTCCTCCTATCTCGGTATCGGTGAGCGAGACAAGAAAGTGCGCGTGCATGGCCTGAACTACCTGATCAAGCGCCTGGAGTCCCACGACTCCCTGTTGATCGTGGACGATGTGCACGACTCTGGCCTGAGCATTGAGCAAACTATCGAAGACCTGCGCGCTGCCTGTAAGAAGAACACGCCGGAGATTCGTATCGCGACCCCTTACTACAAGCCGAAGAACAACAAGGCCAAGCGCGAGCCGGATTACTTTATCCACAAGACCGAAGAGTGGTTGGTATTCCCCCACGAGATCGACGGTCTGTCCCGGCAGGAGATTCTGGAGAACAAACCAGAACTCGCCCCTTACGTGGACAGAATCGCCACTGCTGTTTAA